The window AATTTTAGAATATTGCTGGAGCTGCAGAGCTGATCACTAGTAACAGCTAGGGTTATTTGTTAGCAAAATATGCTAAGAATCACACAGAATCAAGGGATCACTACCAACAACTGCAATTTCAACAATAATGTATAAGTGACCATGCAGTCCATACAATGCCATCTTGTAATTTTGTCCAGACTAAGTTTCTGGATAATCTCTTGTCAGTAAATCAGTATTGTACTTGTATCACTAAGttacatattttattaataataaaatttttGCTACTCCTCTTTTTGCAGTGTATAATTAAAACTTATCACTCCATAACCTATGTCTAGTTTTAAATGGtctgtaagcattaggattagtctgcccaaaatgttcATGCAGGCTAGTGCCTTTTTTCTTTGTGTTTAAGAGTATTTTTCTGAATGTAAATTACACATTGCATACTAAacataaaattaaaattttaaaatttgaGGCCCCAGAGTAAACACTTTGTGGGAGTAATGCCCCTTACTACTAAAATTTTGGTCAAATTTCATATTGATGTTGTAAATGAACACAAAAATAGGTTTTTAGATAGGCAATCAcaagactgtttttttttttttttttttttttttttacaggtatGAAAATCAAGTAAAGAGTCTGAAGATAAAACTACAGTCTGCAGGGCCAGAGTCAAGCACAGATATGAGTAGCATAAAACAGGCCCTCTCTGAGCTGGAGAAAAAAGGGGATGAGTTGGTCAGTAAACAAAAGGAAATAGAGAAGAAAGAGAAGGTATGAAACTATTACATTCTTTATTGACTGAAAGCTTATTTAGGATTAGGTGGCTGGGAATATGGTGATTGGCAAGTACCATAGCTCACAAACAAGGAAACTAAGTTAAACTtgatttttctctctctttttttttcttttttttttttttttttttttttttttttttttttaaagggtaAAATGTCTAATAAAATTCCTCTCTCTGCTATGTATGTTTCACATTCCTAATGGCTCAGAACATTTAATATTAGttcataatatgtactattaATCATTTTGATGTTTGTCATGTAGAACTGTCATTGAGGCCAGGGTCACTGATGTAGTTCTGTCATGAGCTCACCTCATTccgataagctgtgagtggtaagtTTTTGCATAGATAAGAGTCCCATGTTTTCTGGTGAAGTCTCTCATGGCAAAGCGTAtccataaatgtcctgaactgtacaaacCTGTCGTTTTTAGAAGAGTTTGTTGTTGGGACCTGaatagctgttggagtgtgagcagggtaatatttagtgaaaggattcagggaaaccggttatttttatatagtcggactttggtactggaaatgggaagtacaatgcctgcactttaaaggacaggtttgggatattggcagtttggaggggtatgttatatatcttcatatatatttctaaactgttgtatctgggcacctctgcaaagacagtgattatgtttgagtgaggcaaaagtgttgaatgataaaagtattttattttctgggattttctttcattttgggtcaccctgcctcagtgggaggcagccaatttgttggaaaaaaaaaaaaaaaaaatcctgccccatgtggagcatgatgggaaaaacaaaactgTGACTGTGTGGTTTAAAAGAGATTTTGTGGTGCTTTCCTGTatgatttttatggttttattgtcTGTTTCTTTGTATTAATAGAATGAGACATAAAACTGAATCAGATgaatttgattggtttcaggactggaagtagcttgaaactgagctccaaGTAGCAGGAATATTTGATTATTGCTGACATTCCAGGTAATTCCAGAGGATAGGTAAAGCCCCCCGTACAAcccccagtctgttttatgggtttttatcaGGTATGATTTAGTTATTGGGACTGTGAACCATGACCAACCTTTTTTGGTGATTTGTATTACCTGAGAaagagtaaattttctatttttgtgtgagtaaGAATTCAAAgtggaaggcaagtgtaatacaagagaggcctggggacgtgactagtgagcagaggaaatgttttagtgccaggaatgtctacattgcaTATTATGGACTCTGTTTTTAAATTGATATTTTTAATGTGTAAAATTGGCCACATTACTAATTTGTGGACTTGATAGGGTAATTGAATtgggtgaatgggcagtttcttgtacagcctctcctcgcttaacgacggagttccgttcctaagaccacgttgatAAACTAATTTGTCATTAacgagcatactataatggtagtaggtttgtgtcaaccatctttgatattgttttaatatcacctttgtcaCCAGGTCAATATTTTTACTAGCTTTTcattaacaatagtgttgagtgaggtaagaatagggtgggagatgacataagtcatgtcattTTGTTGGCAAAAGAGTAGGTTTATGGTGTTGATACAttaggaagatcattgatgtataagaggaagagcaggggatcaAGGACAATTTCCTGTGGTACTCCAGTATCCAGTGGTCTTGTTGATGAGGTTGTGCCCTTAATAGAGACGTATTGATGCCCCTTAGTAAGGcaggatttgaaatatgtaagtgcatggcctcttataccataatgatcaagtttgtggagtaggatgctgtggtctactgtatcaaaagctttccttaggtcgATAAAGAGTCCTAATGGATATTCGTTTTTTCAAGTGccgtgtaaagcaggtctagcatttttacaattgtgtCGTTTGTGCTTTTGCTTTTTGTGAagcaaattggcaggggttaaggatgctttgtgctgttataaaggaATATGATctcttgtgcacgagtttctcgaagattttagatagcaacagtaagtttgatattggcctgtagttgtttacatctgtggggtcaccaactttgtgtattggtgtaactcttgctgtcttgagtagtgtcaggaaagtgctggtttctagtgatttgttaaagagtaatgaaatagcaggtGAAAGAATGTGAGCCTCTtgtttgtacaataatggtgggacttgAGCCAGATTTCTTGATTTATTTTTAAGCGACTTAATAATCATGTTAACTTCTGTGGGCTCGGTTGATGCAAGATAGGAGGAGGTTGGGAAATTCCCACACAAGTAATCACTTGCTCGGGGATTGgtacctgggattttactggagagatttgatcctatggttgagaaagtcgtttatcttgttaactgtatAAATAGGCTGTAGTTGTTTCATtcagtttagttaggacaatatccctagtttttttttttcagtttgtgggtgcccagaatctgagagTCTTCCAGGTCtgttttatatctcctcttgtttcaTTGAATCTATTAGAATAGTACAATTGCTTAGCCTTTCTTACtaatttggtgaggactgattCATAGATGCATCAGAGATGCACAGAGTTTGCAAATTTTGCACCTGTGAAATTCTATAATTTTTCTCTTACATTTTGTACCTATGGTGACATTACCCTCAGAAATAGATTATATGCTATTTCAGAGTAGGGGTCTGGaaagtgaaagggttaagtactGCAATAATCCCAGAAACCCTCAGTAGAGTCATAATGCTGTCATTTGGTTAGACACTTGGATCAGGAGCGATGCTAGCTCTTGACTTTTTCTCTGCTTTGTTTTAGTGACATAACCATACttcatattggcagtttggagggatatgttgtgtatctttatgtgtgtgtgcttctagactgttgtattctgggcgcctctgcaaagacagtgatggtgtgcgagtgtggtgaaagtgttgagtgatgatgaaagtattttctttttggggattttctttcttttttgggtcaccctgcctcggtgggaggcggccgacttgttgaaaaaaaaaaaaaaaaaaaccatacttCATGTAAGTATGACTATAATTGAGAAGTTATTCATGCTTAAATTTTAGAAATGGAGTTTACAGTGTGATGTAATGgcttagaaaaccaacaagttgaagaatgagacacttgttcaacatttggTAATCTTTACTgcagaaacatttcgccagccagtggcttcttcagtccaatttagagaagaatggtggaagatgagtttgaagtaatcagtctctcagcctggagctgatgtgttcaatccatcagtctGGGGAAAAGAGTGTAATGAATACTGAAAATGAATGTACAATTTATGATCTTTATACTGAAGAAGCTTGACCACACTAGGTGTTGCATTTTTGCCTTAACTTGAAATGACAAAACAATAATAAATGTAAATAAATTTCTTCAGCTTCATTAATCCTTTCACTATCCAGACCCCTGAATTTTTCTTTTTTCAAAACACCGGccacatcccaccaaggcaggatgacctaaaaaaaaatgagttgttctttttaaatttagtaatttatacaggagaaagggttactagccccttgctaaaATTAAGTGTTCACACTTACAAAAAAAATAATCTGAAATGGTAGAAaatatttttctgaaggtaacgACACCAAAAATGCAAAATTTGACGAGAAACTTAGGGAATTATTCAGGTGCAAACTTAGCAGTTTGGGTACAATTTATGCATCATTGATTATGCTAACTTAGTCCTATTTTAAGTTTATTCCATTGCTCATTTTCACCATGTTCTTAGCTGTTTtgctagtacagtgtatactagcCTTCCATTCTAACAATTGAGCACAAGCTATCAAAACTATACTACGAAGTGCACGGTAGTCGGTAATTTGGataattttacaaaaaaaaaaaaagaaactagtTTAAAAACAGTGCAAAATAAAAATTGTAGACATTTCAGGCACTAAAACATTATTTCTGTTCATTAATTACATCCTCAGGCCTTTCCTATATTACACtttccttccattttgaattcatcatcACAAAAAAGATCAGATTTACCCGGAAATGATTGATCATAGTTTACGGTGTCCCAGTGATTGAATCAATCCTAGTAAAATCCCATTATACAGATCAAGGATAAGCTATTGTAAACATTTTTCAAATTACCTCgcttattatataataaatattagtATGTATATATTGGTCAAGCAAATTTCCTTTTCAGCTGGAGCCTTGGAATGTTGACACAATCAGTAGTGATGGCTTCAGCAAAACTGTTATTAACAAGCTTGATCCAAGACATTCTGAAAATCTTActgaggaagagaaggaaaaacGCATGAAAGAATTTGTTAAAAAGAATGAAACCAACATTAAAAAATACGGAATGTTCAGAAACTTTGATGACTCCCGACGATTCCTCATGGTAAGTAGTACTTGCATGTATTAACAAGCAGATAGATATATTTTACAATATTTATTAGACATTTAGCACTGCTTAATGTGGAATGATCATCACAGATTTAATGCTTTCCTCTGGCCATCTTCCACTGAtgtagggtgacccagaaaaagaagaaacacttttatcaCCACTCGATCTATTATTGTCTTGCCAGAGCGGcaccaatactacagttcaaaactgcaaaatatccccacctctccttcagagtgcaggcattgtacttcccacctccaggacttaagtccagctaaccagtttcccctgaatcccttcataaatgttactttgttcacactccaatagcacgtctcGTCATAAAAACAACTTCTTTCCACTCACTCCTCACACACCCCATATTTAACACAATTTTCCATCTCAAATAATTCGCCACAGATggcttgttgaaagaagaaagatggtaGAATACCATGATTACATCAGCAGGGCATGTGGAAATATAAAATGATCTAAAACCTAAACAACCTCTCAAGACCAAAagaaaatatacagtggacccccgctttacgatcacctcccaatgcgaccaattatgtaagtgtatttatgtaagtgcatttgtacgtgtatgtttgggggtctggaatggactaatctaaatcacagtattccttatgggaacaaattcgttaagtactggcacctgaacatacttctggaatgaaataatatcgtaaaccgggggtccactgtatttatctaTATAAACAGGCATGGTTATTACAAACATTACTATTGTTTCACTGCCAGATTAAGGTATCTTGCCTCCTCAATTTAAGCCTTGTAACATTAGGGCTGTGGAGTTGGAGGCGGAAGCAATTCTTGGGGTCACTGGAGTTGGGGTCAGTAAAATGTAATTAAAGAAGTCGAAGTCAAAGGTTGTATGTACCAATTCTACAGCCCTGATAAACATAATAGACCTACAACATTGAAACAATATAAAAAGATGTAGAAATAGGAAAACTGGATCAaagtttagtaaaaaaaaaaaaattgcagtatgagttttgaagaattgagacacttatgcaacacgtgggaatctttattgaagaaacgtttcttcaataaagattcccatgtgttgcataagtgtctcaattcttcaacttgtcagttttcaaaaccattcatcacaagtatGAGTTTTGTTAACCTTGATCCTGATGTTCTATCTCTGCCTCCAAGCATGTTGCTTGTATGTTGTAGATACATTTGTATAACCAACCCCCACCAGGGATGTAGATACCAGACATACTGATGCTGGATGAATCGAAACAATTCCCTTGACTGACAAAATTAACTAATGACTATTAAAAGACAAGAAAATGTAATTAACTACACACACATGAAATCTAGCAGCTAACCAGAcaaaataacctaactataaccCATCCTAAGCCATCAACCAAACAAAATGAAGCTAGCCAAACCACTAAGTAACTAATAACATCCCTTCAAACAGAAATCCAATCACGGCTCAAGGATCTCGACACCAGTCAAATAGAACCAGCAGACAGGTGTGATGGAGCAACCTAGCTGTAATATGAGCCTGTTAGTGACCCAAAACATGATATAACCCTGTAAAAGGTCTTATATATCATGTGTTGGGCTATATCTACTTGTGTACAGTATATATGTACTTGTTACTCTAAATAATAATAGCCAGAGTTACTGATGTTATTGTGTTCGCACAGGAGCACACACAGCTAGCATGCGAGGATACTGCCAACTACTTGGTCGTATGGTGCATCAAcctggagatggaggagaagcaTGAGCTTATGTCTCACGTAGCTCACCAGACCATCTGCATGCAGTTCATTCTAGAGCTGGCCAAGCAGCTGGAGAGGGACCCACGGTCCTGTATATCAGCTTTCTTCCATAGGTAACTAAATATTTCATTTATATCCGAAGTAATAAATGGCATTGGTTCAGTTTGCTTGCATCTAATGCATCATAATTTCTGCGGTGGAGTATTAATGAGAGTAGAAATAATCTGCCTTTAAAATTTCTGAATTTCCTGAATTGTGGACTTCCATTCTtcaaagggaggagaggggggatgGGGCTGCAATGATGCtggaggaggcagctggagggaAGATTTGCTTGTTCATTAACTTATTTAGAATTATTTTAGTTGAATTCAGCTGTTTTTATCATAACTGAATATTTTTTTGTAAGTAGATTTACATGTACAGGTATTTACTCCATGGTTACATCATACATACTTTGACAGGATACAGCAGGCTGAACCAGAATACAAAAAAGCTTTCACAGACGAACTGGATGGCTTCAAAGATCGTGTGAAGAAGCGTGCAGCACAGAAGCTGGAAGAATTACTAAAGGAAGCAGAAGAGGAAGAACGGCAGGCTCGACTTGGTCCTGGTGGTCTTGATCCCCTTGAGGTTTTGGACACACTTCCTGAGGTAAGTTTCTGTTTTATATGGCCTTAATAAAGAAGCTTATCTAATTGATTTTCCAGTAGTTTAATTGATTGATAGAGGATGCAGAATCTTTTAAACATTAATTGCCTCACTAACCAACCTAATTAAAGACATGTGATATTATACTTGGTTAGGGATTTCAGGGTCTGGAGGGTCATTTAAATTGTGTTTCAGGGTTTCAAGAGTCATTGGTATTGTGGTGTCTGTACATCTAGATAAACAGCTTAAAAATGAGTAatgaacataattttttttttttttttaccttggcCATGGTGGAAAATGGCAGATGTGCTAAAACAAGATATTTGATTGGATTTGCAAATTTCTGTATAGGCCTTGAATTATCTTGCCCATAATCTGTTCAGTTCACATTCATTATTAACATTCATTATTAACAGTGATAATTCTGTCCCTCATTGTTACTTTAATTTTATTCATCACCTATTTTATTAAGAGCATTTTAGGGGGTTTGAGAGCGAGTAGTatggggtgtgggagtgagttggagtATGGGTGTGGAAGAGAATTGCTGAGAAGTGGGTGTCTTAAGCTCTGGGTACCTAATATTTTGCCCATCTTGAATGAAAGTGAGATCACTGGAATTATttgttgctgttcttactgcatatatttttgtgaggggaaTGAAGTTTTTTTCATTGCAGGTATTTTTTAAAGACCAAAGCTTGTTTTACTATTGCTTGTGGCACAAGGATATGGAGGTCTGTTGGTGCTCAGGCTATGTTGTTGCCCCAGGAAATGAAGGAACAGATGCCACATCAAAGCTGCTGTAGTGAGCCACTGACTCTGTAGTAGACTTTTGCCTTACTGCAATTTCCTGAGTCGTATTCACAGATATATCTTTGGGAAGTGGTGGGCCCTACAGACTAGGAGCAATTTATACAAAGTTGGACAGGACATGCATGTTTGGCCCTCCTGCATCAGGAATATTCATTCGAGATGAATCTGTTGTTTGAGGATCAGTCATACACGCCACGCCCATTGCTACCTGTCCATAGGtgctcctgcctccctccctcccctctgtgAGGCTTGTGGTTTAGGCATTTCTGCTTTTGTCAAGGCTTTTATAAATACTGGTTGCCTGTAGTGATCTTTGGAACTTTTAGGGAAGTCTTTTGATGTTAATAATTTAGTGGATTTGAAATTATTGGTAAATTTAACTTAGTTTGGTAGTATTTGTGTTGAGCACTTTATTTATGTTCATAGCTATTTTTGTCACTgttatcagtgtgtgtgtctgtctgtctgtcattaCTTTTTATTGGTATGATCACTGATTGATTGACAAGCATGGTCTAATTCCTTGTTAAATATCacaattattattgctgttgcttGTAATGAAAATATCTGTTTTTGTTTAAATCCTTTTAAACATTCCTAACaaaaatatatacattttttcaggAGTTAAAGAAATGTTTTGAAAGTCAGGATGTAGAACTGTTACAAAAGACAATAGAGAAGATggatccccaggatgcgacataCCATATGAAACGCTGTATTGATTCAGGACTTTGGGTTCCTGGTGCAAAGGATGCCAAGAGCGAGTAGCAATTCACTGAAACATTTGCCTCCTTGTTAAGTTCTTGCAGGTGTTATTTGCCTTGCTACACTTGCCAAAACTAATTGTGATAGCTTGAAAAACACAGTATATATTGTCGTACAATATATACTGTGTCTACCCATAGGGAATATGTTGATCAAGAAAAAATGAAGAGAAAGTTTGTAATAATCAAGACGAATATTTCATTGCTTCCTTAAGTTAGTGTTTTATTTTCATAGCTCATCATTGTATTATTTTAAGAAGTAGGGTATTTATTCAAATTTCTATAAATTGTATTTCTGATTTAAATTATATTAAAAATTCCAGTTATGTGTCATGTGTCTCCTGTGCAATACAAGGTCACAAATTGTGATGCATGTTAAGTCAGAACCCGATTTCTGTGTGTCGACAGTGTTTCatatatcagagagagagagagagagagagagagagagagagagagagagacttacatTTCAACTTGGTGTACACTAAAATGAATATTACCGGTAATTGTGTATTTCTGTTGTGTAATTTATTCACACTAGTAGTTTTTATTGTTAATTTGATCTTGTGTTGCATTCATTTTTTATAATCAAGAGTGCCGAATGTTACAGTGGTCAAGACAAGCTCCAGATTTCAAAATTATATACCTACCTGCAATCATTATGGAGTTGAATTTTAAATGATTAATCTTATGCTTGTTTATGCTCATTATGATTATTTTGCACAAGTTTTCATTTTCTCCACATTATTATATTGTCTATATAGATAAATAATAAAGAATTGTTTCATTTTTCCAAATTATTTAATGATCATAGCTTCTCTCTGATAAACCCTTTCTAGATGTTCGTGATACATTTTTTCCTCAACATACACGTGTTCTCTATATAATTCCTAGACTTGTAGTGATGAATGTGTATCTTATTGGCACCACTGATGAGCAGTCTTTTCATGTTGGTAATATGAGCTCTAATGCTCTaatccttactttatcttccctcctcactgacagccccacctttgacacagactccttTGCATTTTTGCCAGCAACAGCTTTATTACACCAATTTTGATTACATGCACTTCCTCTAGCACTTCTCACTGCCCTTCctaactctacctctgttatACAGATgcccacaaaaacactccctggtTTCAAACatgtataacatgtaactttattgtaataatcttatacagttagtagcttcagatgcaggatttcattgtttcatgtggtatagggtagcattaaaggcactcaatgtgcgtTCCTCTGGTTGCTTGGCAAACATAAATGCGATAGTCCAGTTCAGTCCAGGTGCTCTGCAGCATGTCTGGTGTTATTGTACTAACTACTTCAGTGATTGAAAtcttcagctcctccagggttgcaggtagtggtggtatgtaaactgtgctctttacgtacccccaaagaaaagtcacaaacagttaggtccggtgacctctgcATGTGGCTTGCGAGGTCACAGGACCTAACTGTTCGTGACTTTTCTCTTTGGGgttacgtaccaccactacccgcaaccctggaggagctgaaaaattcgaccactgaagcagttcgcatgataacaccagatatgctgcagagtggttggaccgaactggactatcgcaTCGATGTTTGCTGAGCAACCAGAGGGGAGCACATTGAGTGTCTTTTAATGCTACCTTGTACCACTTGAAattgaatgaaatcctgcatttGAAGCTACTAGCTGTGAAAGATTATAGTTGTTACATGTTTGAAGTCggggagtgtttttgtggacacccCATACTCTTCACCCATGCTGATCTCTGATCAGACATGTTACTCCTTTTAGCAcgtcctgccctgcagtgctatatgacccttgtgggtttagtgcttgattATAATTAGTTCTCACTCTCCTGTGAGGATAGACCCTTTCATATGGGGAATAAGTCTTCATTATTGCCTTGGGCTGTAATTGGCCTAAACTTTCCCCACCATCAGATGCAGTGGAAAGTTTGCCATGCCTTTACTGTGCCTGGAAACATGTATTAATTTGTCTCTAGGCCCTCGCAACCCCTATTCTAAATAATATGCTCTCCTCAAAggacccttgtggcttagtgcttctttttgattataataaatctCAAAGGAGATTCCTTGATGTCAGTGAAAGGCTCTAACAAGGAACTAGGTCttccctcttccttggatcaaatctgcaTGCTTTCTAGATGCTGTATGATCCCTGGGCAGCAGTGTATAACCCTAGTGTGTGTAGCGCTTTTTGATAATGTATGATCCCTGAAGGTTTAGCACTCCCCAAGAACGTGAGTATTTAGCTGTGCTTTTTGAGTGGTTACATTAttaatctgtgctccagttccccgaattaagcctgaatgccttccacatccccccccaggcgctgtataatcctccgggtttagcgcttcccccttgattataataataataataatacattattaatgccatgctcatcctgtgagcagtagcATTGAGAACACGTAAGTCTCTATCTAGCTAGTCTTTCCATTTTGGTTGAGGTTTTTTCCATGAAAGAAGACTGGGCTCGATACTGCGTAAGTTACTAGTGGTCCTAAAAACCTAGCTGGAAGATCAATAAGTTTGACTTGCGCCAGCCTTCATTGAAAATGGATGGACGTCTCGCCCTCGCCTAAGCATCGGTGACAAATTTCACTCTTCTCTGGGATGTTTGTCCTCGGTTTACTTTGCCTACTGGGCAACTTCCAGATGCAGCACCTTTTCATCAGCTCAGTTTTAgccagtgtggaaaattttggattttcctaaatacagcatgtgtaaatttgaataatacaaTGGCTGTGTAATGAAATGTGATGCTGATTCGACCCTTTCGAAAAATTTCTAGGGGGGGAGGGGTGGAGAAGAGCTGCTGAGTGGTTTGGAGAGAgaccatattgaatttaatgtgtgaacactggatcAAATTCTGCTATTAATCCAGAGTCCTCTGAAGCCAACTTAAGGGTGTtttggcctgaatttgtaattagAAACCCATATTAATgttccctgctgaagaattgggacaggaaattcgCGGGACCTCAAAAATTACATGTGGATGGCAAAAAATAAGGGATGCAACATTactcacagggaagtgcaccattagtccttgcatttagatcactagctggccagtgtatggtctaggtgttaggcaggtgttaagataagatttcgttcggatttttaa is drawn from Cherax quadricarinatus isolate ZL_2023a chromosome 37, ASM3850222v1, whole genome shotgun sequence and contains these coding sequences:
- the Cdc37 gene encoding hsp90 co-chaperone Cdc37, translated to MVDYSKWKDIEISDDEDDTHPNIDTPSLFRWRHQARLERMAEKEKELEKIKKEREMYENQVKSLKIKLQSAGPESSTDMSSIKQALSELEKKGDELVSKQKEIEKKEKLEPWNVDTISSDGFSKTVINKLDPRHSENLTEEEKEKRMKEFVKKNETNIKKYGMFRNFDDSRRFLMEHTQLACEDTANYLVVWCINLEMEEKHELMSHVAHQTICMQFILELAKQLERDPRSCISAFFHRIQQAEPEYKKAFTDELDGFKDRVKKRAAQKLEELLKEAEEEERQARLGPGGLDPLEVLDTLPEELKKCFESQDVELLQKTIEKMDPQDATYHMKRCIDSGLWVPGAKDAKSE